One part of the Arabidopsis thaliana chromosome 1 sequence genome encodes these proteins:
- the SCRL3 gene encoding SCR-like 3 (SCR-like 3 (SCRL3); INVOLVED IN: signal transduction; LOCATED IN: endomembrane system; CONTAINS InterPro DOMAIN/s: Plant self-incompatibility response (InterPro:IPR010682); BEST Arabidopsis thaliana protein match is: SCR-like 1 (TAIR:AT4G10457.1); Has 35333 Blast hits to 34131 proteins in 2444 species: Archae - 798; Bacteria - 22429; Metazoa - 974; Fungi - 991; Plants - 531; Viruses - 0; Other Eukaryotes - 9610 (source: NCBI BLink).), translated as MMKSAILLMVSCVFMFLVVSYIQDVEGANKRCHLNQMFTGKCGNDGNKACLGDFKNKRFRYDLCQCTDATQISPSLPPQRVCNCSRPC; from the exons ATGATGAAATCTGCTATTTTACTGAtggtttcttgtgttttcatgtttcttgTCGTGAGCTATATTCAAG acgTAGAAGGTGCGAACAAGAGGTGTCACCTAAATCAAATGTTCACTGGAAAATGCGGAAATGATGGGAACAAGGCTTGCTTAGGCGATTTCAAAAACAAGAGATTTAGATATGATCTTTGCCAATGTACTGATGCAACTCAAATATCACCTTCATTACCTCCCCAACGTGTGTGCAATTGCAGTCGTCCTTGCTAA
- the PS1 gene encoding Presenilin-1 (Presenilin-1 (PS1); INVOLVED IN: intracellular signaling pathway; LOCATED IN: endomembrane system, integral to membrane, membrane; EXPRESSED IN: 22 plant structures; EXPRESSED DURING: 14 growth stages; CONTAINS InterPro DOMAIN/s: Peptidase A22, presenilin signal peptide (InterPro:IPR006639), Peptidase A22A, presenilin (InterPro:IPR001108); BEST Arabidopsis thaliana protein match is: Presenilin-2 (TAIR:AT2G29900.1); Has 596 Blast hits to 445 proteins in 109 species: Archae - 4; Bacteria - 0; Metazoa - 417; Fungi - 0; Plants - 68; Viruses - 0; Other Eukaryotes - 107 (source: NCBI BLink).), whose translation MESSILDSLGVEIIGVMAPVSICMFLVVLLTYSLSVTSDPQIRSAANLIYIENPSDSTTVKLEGSLANAIVFVVLIAAVTFILVLLFYYNFTNFLKHYMRFSAFFVLGTMGGAIFLSIIQHFSIPVDSITCFILLFNFTILGTLSVFAGGIPIVLRQCYMVVMGIVVAAWFTKLPEWTTWFILVALALYDLVAVLAPGGPLKLLVELASSRDEELPAMVYEARPTVSSGNQRRNRGSSLRALVGGGGVSDSGSVELQAVRNHDVNQLGRENSHNMDYNAIAVRDIDNVDDGIGNGSRGGLERSPLVGSPSASEHSTSVGTRGNMEDRESVMDEEMSPLVELMGWGDNREEARGLEESDNVVDISNRGIKLGLGDFIFYSVLVGRAAMYDLMTVYACYLAIISGLGCTLILLSVYNRALPALPISIMLGVVFYFLTRLLMEPFVVGVTTNLMMF comes from the exons ATGGAGTCTAGTATCCTCGATTCCCTCGGAGTTGAGATTATCGGCGTGATGGCTCCCGTCTCCATCTGCATGTTCCTCGTCGTCCTTCTCACCTACTCTCTCTCTGTCACTTCTGACCCTCAGATCCGTAGCGCCGCTAACCTCATTTACATCGAGAATCCCTCCGACTCCACCACCGTCAAGCTCGAAGGTAGTCTCGCCAACGCCATCGTCTTCGTCGTCCTCATTGCCGCCGTCACTTTCATCCTTGTTCTCCTCTTCTACTATAACTTCACCAATTTCCTTAAGCATTACATGCGTTTCTCTGCCTTCTTTGTCTTAG GTACGATGGGAGGTGCAATTTTCCTATCGATAATCCAGCATTTCTCAATTCCTGTTGATTCCATCACCTGCTTCATATTGCTTTTCAATTTCACGATCTTGGGGACTTTGTCTGTGTTTGCTGGTGGGATACCAATTGTGCTTAGACAGTGTTATATGGTTGTTATGGGGATAGTTGTTGCAGCTTGGTTCACTAAGTTACCTGAGTGGACTACATGGTTTATCTTGGTGGCTTTAGCTTTGTATGACTTGGTTGCTGTTTTGGCACCTGGTGGGCCACTTAAGTTGTTGGTAGAGCTGGCTTCGAGCCGCGATGAGGAACTTCCTGCTATGGTTTATGAAGCTAGGCCGACTGTTTCATCAGGCAACCAAAGGAGAAACCGTGGCTCGAGTTTAAGGGCTTTGGTTGGTGGTGGGGGGGTTTCAGATTCTGGATCAGTTGAGCTGCAAGCAGTTCGGAATCATGATGTAAACCAACTTGGAAGGGAAAATTCTCATAATATGGATTATAATGCTATTGCGGTGAGGGATATAGACAATGTAGATGATGGTATTGGTAACGGAAGCAGAGGTGGACTTGAGAGGTCACCTCTAGTTGGAAGTCCCAGTGCGTCAGAGCACTCAACCTCAGTAGGAACCAGAGGAAATATGGAAGACAGAGAAAGTGTTATGGATGAAGAAATGTCTCCACTAGTTGAGTTGATGGGTTGGGGAGATAATAGGGAAGAAGCAAGAGGTTTGGAGGAGTCGGATAACGTTGTGGACATTTCAAATAGAGGCATAAAACTTGGTCTTGGAGACTTTATTTTCTACAGTGTTCTTGTTGGTAGGGCAGCAATGTATGATCTGATGACTGTGTATGCCTGTTACCTTGCGATCATCTCCGGACTTGGGTGCACTCTTATTTTGTTATCTGTGTACAACCGAGCTCTGCCTGCCCTTCCCATATCCATCATGTTGGGTGTTGTTTTTTACTTCTTGACGCGACTATTGATGGAGCCCTTTGTTGTTGGGGTGACAACAAACTTGATGATGTTCTGA